The [Pseudomonas] carboxydohydrogena genome includes a window with the following:
- the secY gene encoding preprotein translocase subunit SecY has protein sequence MVSAAEQLAANLNFSSFAKADELKKRIWFTLGALVVYRLGTYIPLPGIDPSVWSQVFKSQAGGILGVFNMFSGGGIDRMAVFALNIMPYISASIIIQLLQTVSPQLEALKKEGEAGRKIINQYTRYLTVVLAAFQAYGIAIGLQGAGNVVSNPGYFFLISTAVTLTGGTMFLMWLGEQVTSRGIGNGISLIIMAGIVAELPTAIANTLELGRQGALSTVVILAILIMAVVVIAVIVFVERAQRRLLIQYPKRQVGNRMFEGQSSHLPLKLNTSGVIPPIFASSLLLLPTTIASFNAGKGPEWFQWLTTQLGHGRPLFLILYLALIVFFTFFYTAIVFNPTETADNLKKHGGFIPGIRPGERTAEYIDYVLSRITVVGAIYLAAVCLVPEILISYASVPFYLGGTSLLIVVSVTMDTVAQVQGYMLAHQYEGLIRKSKLRGRRK, from the coding sequence ATGGTCTCCGCAGCGGAACAGCTCGCAGCCAATCTCAATTTCTCCTCGTTTGCCAAGGCCGACGAACTCAAGAAGCGCATCTGGTTTACGCTGGGTGCGCTCGTTGTTTATCGGCTGGGCACTTATATCCCGCTGCCGGGCATCGATCCGAGCGTCTGGAGCCAGGTGTTCAAGTCGCAGGCGGGCGGCATTCTCGGCGTGTTCAACATGTTCTCCGGCGGCGGCATCGACCGCATGGCGGTGTTCGCGCTGAACATCATGCCCTATATCTCGGCCTCCATTATCATTCAGCTCTTGCAGACGGTTTCGCCGCAGCTCGAGGCGCTGAAGAAGGAAGGCGAGGCCGGCCGCAAGATCATCAACCAGTACACGCGCTACCTCACGGTGGTGCTCGCGGCGTTCCAGGCCTACGGCATCGCGATCGGTTTGCAGGGCGCGGGCAATGTCGTGTCCAATCCCGGCTATTTCTTCCTGATCTCGACGGCGGTGACGCTGACCGGCGGCACCATGTTCCTGATGTGGCTCGGCGAGCAGGTGACCTCGCGCGGCATCGGCAACGGCATCTCGCTGATCATCATGGCGGGCATCGTCGCGGAATTGCCGACGGCGATCGCCAACACCCTCGAACTCGGCCGTCAGGGCGCGCTGTCGACGGTGGTGATTCTCGCGATCCTGATCATGGCCGTGGTCGTCATCGCCGTGATCGTGTTCGTCGAGCGCGCGCAGCGCCGCCTCCTGATCCAGTATCCGAAGCGTCAGGTCGGCAACCGGATGTTCGAGGGCCAGTCCTCGCATCTGCCGCTCAAGCTCAACACCTCGGGCGTGATTCCGCCGATCTTCGCGTCGTCGCTCTTGTTGCTGCCGACCACGATCGCGAGCTTCAACGCGGGCAAGGGGCCGGAGTGGTTTCAGTGGCTCACGACGCAGCTTGGCCACGGCCGTCCGCTGTTTCTGATTCTGTATCTGGCGCTGATCGTCTTCTTCACGTTCTTCTACACGGCCATCGTGTTCAACCCGACCGAGACGGCCGACAATCTGAAGAAGCACGGCGGCTTCATTCCCGGCATCCGTCCGGGTGAACGCACGGCGGAATATATCGATTACGTTCTGTCCCGCATCACGGTGGTCGGCGCGATTTATCTTGCCGCCGTCTGTCTCGTGCCGGAAATTCTGATCTCGTATGCGTCGGTGCCGTTCTATCTTGGAGGCACCTCGCTCCTGATCGTCGTCAGCGTGACGATGGACACGGTCGCGCAGGTACAAGGCTACATGCTGGCGCACCAGTATGAAGGCTTGATCCGCAAATCGAAGCTGAGGGGCCGCCGTAAATGA
- the rpsK gene encoding 30S ribosomal protein S11: MAKEAGRVRRRERKNIASGIAHVNSSFNNTTITITDAQGNTIAWSSAGTMGFKGSRKSTPYAAQVAAEDVSKKAQEHGMRTLEVEVAGPGSGRESALRALQAAGFTVTSIRDVTTIPHNGCRPRKRRRV, translated from the coding sequence ATGGCTAAAGAAGCTGGCCGCGTCCGCCGTCGCGAGCGCAAGAACATCGCCTCCGGCATCGCGCATGTGAACTCCTCGTTCAACAATACCACGATCACTATCACCGACGCGCAGGGCAACACCATCGCCTGGTCGTCGGCCGGAACGATGGGTTTCAAGGGTTCGCGCAAGTCGACCCCGTATGCCGCGCAGGTTGCCGCGGAGGACGTTTCCAAGAAGGCGCAGGAACACGGCATGCGCACGCTCGAAGTCGAGGTTGCCGGTCCGGGTTCGGGCCGTGAGTCGGCGCTGCGCGCCTTGCAGGCGGCGGGCTTCACCGTCACCTCGATCCGCGACGTGACGACGATCCCGCACAACGGTTGCCGGCCGCGCAAGCGCCGCCGCGTCTGA
- the rpsM gene encoding 30S ribosomal protein S13, protein MARIAGVNIPTNKRVIIALQYIHGIGQKNAADIMEKVKIPLDRRVSQLTDQEVLQIREMIDRDYLVEGDLRREVGMNIKRLMDLGCYRGLRHRRGLPVRGQRTHTNARTRKGPAKAIAGKKK, encoded by the coding sequence GTGGCCCGTATCGCAGGCGTCAATATCCCGACCAACAAGCGCGTCATCATCGCGCTTCAGTACATCCATGGCATCGGCCAGAAGAACGCCGCCGACATCATGGAGAAGGTCAAGATTCCGCTCGACCGCCGTGTGTCGCAGCTCACCGACCAGGAAGTTCTGCAAATTCGCGAAATGATCGACCGCGACTACCTCGTCGAGGGCGACCTTCGCCGCGAAGTCGGCATGAACATCAAGCGCCTGATGGACCTCGGCTGCTATCGCGGCCTGCGTCATCGCCGCGGCCTGCCGGTGCGCGGTCAGCGCACGCACACCAACGCCCGCACCCGCAAGGGTCCGGCGAAGGCGATCGCCGGCAAGAAGAAGTAA
- the rpsE gene encoding 30S ribosomal protein S5 codes for MAAERERGNRERGGRDREERDSEFVDKLVHINRVAKVVKGGKRFGFAALVVIGDQKGRVGFGHGKAREVPEAIRKATDSAKRNLTRVALREGRTLHHDIAGRHGAGRVYLRAAPAGTGIIAGGPMRAVFETLGIQDVVAKSVGSSNPYNMVRATFDALKHQDSPRSVANRRNIKVSALQARRVGGDAEAAAD; via the coding sequence ATGGCAGCTGAACGCGAACGCGGTAACCGCGAACGGGGCGGTCGGGATCGGGAAGAGCGCGACAGCGAGTTCGTGGACAAGCTCGTCCACATCAATCGCGTCGCCAAGGTGGTGAAGGGCGGCAAGCGTTTCGGCTTCGCGGCGCTCGTCGTCATCGGCGACCAGAAGGGCCGCGTCGGCTTCGGCCACGGCAAGGCTCGCGAAGTGCCGGAAGCGATCCGCAAGGCGACCGACTCAGCCAAGCGCAACCTGACGCGCGTCGCTCTGCGCGAGGGCCGCACGCTGCATCACGACATCGCCGGCCGTCACGGCGCCGGTCGCGTCTATCTGCGCGCTGCTCCGGCTGGTACCGGCATCATCGCCGGCGGCCCGATGCGCGCCGTGTTCGAGACGCTCGGCATTCAGGACGTCGTCGCCAAGTCGGTTGGCTCGTCGAACCCCTACAACATGGTTCGCGCCACCTTCGACGCGCTCAAGCATCAGGATTCGCCGCGCTCGGTGGCCAATCGCCGCAACATCAAGGTCTCCGCGCTTCAGGCGCGCCGCGTCGGCGGCGATGCCGAGGCGGCGGCGGACTAA
- the rplO gene encoding 50S ribosomal protein L15, with protein MKLNEIADNEGSRKKRMRVGRGIGSGKGKQSGRGGKGQTARSGVRIKGFEGGQMPLHRRLPKRGFNNIFRIELSEVNLDRLQEAIDAKKLDAKGTINAESLVKSGVLRRSKGGVRLLGRGELKSKITVEVHGATKSAIEAVEKAGGSVKILAPAKDEAAQKAAAKKGKKAKAS; from the coding sequence ATGAAGCTCAATGAGATCGCCGACAACGAAGGCTCGCGCAAGAAGCGCATGCGCGTCGGCCGTGGCATTGGCTCCGGCAAGGGCAAGCAATCCGGCCGCGGCGGCAAGGGCCAGACCGCGCGTTCGGGCGTGCGCATCAAGGGCTTTGAAGGCGGCCAGATGCCGCTGCATCGCCGCCTGCCGAAGCGCGGGTTCAACAACATCTTCCGCATCGAATTGTCGGAAGTGAACCTGGACCGTTTGCAGGAAGCCATCGACGCCAAGAAGCTCGACGCCAAGGGCACCATCAACGCCGAATCGCTGGTGAAGTCCGGCGTGCTGCGCCGCTCCAAGGGCGGCGTTCGGCTGCTCGGCCGTGGCGAGCTGAAGTCCAAGATCACCGTTGAAGTCCACGGCGCCACCAAGTCAGCGATCGAGGCAGTCGAGAAGGCCGGCGGTTCGGTGAAGATCCTCGCTCCGGCGAAGGATGAGGCTGCCCAGAAGGCCGCCGCCAAGAAGGGTAAGAAGGCGAAGGCTTCCTGA
- the rplR gene encoding 50S ribosomal protein L18, translating to MSKLKVTNARRKQRVRNSLRRSAGGRPRLSVFRSSKHIYAQVIDDQKGETLASASSLEKAMRDGGKTGADIDAAKAVGKLLAERAVKNGVKEVIFDRGGYLYHGRVKALADAARESGLSF from the coding sequence ATGTCGAAACTCAAGGTCACGAATGCCCGGCGCAAGCAGCGCGTGCGCAACTCCCTGCGCCGCTCCGCTGGCGGCCGTCCGCGCCTGTCGGTGTTCCGCTCGTCGAAGCACATCTATGCCCAGGTCATCGACGATCAGAAGGGCGAGACGCTCGCTTCGGCGTCGTCGCTGGAGAAGGCGATGCGCGACGGCGGCAAGACCGGCGCCGACATCGATGCGGCGAAGGCTGTCGGCAAGCTCCTCGCGGAGCGCGCCGTGAAGAACGGCGTCAAGGAAGTCATTTTTGATCGTGGTGGCTATCTCTATCACGGTCGCGTCAAGGCTCTGGCGGATGCGGCGCGCGAAAGCGGGTTGAGCTTCTAA
- a CDS encoding winged helix-turn-helix transcriptional regulator yields the protein MKRKDSEPEAKCSVEITLGLIDGKWKGVILFHLQEGLLRFGELRRKMPRITQRMLTKQLRALEEDGLITRTVYPEVPPRVEYALSPTGQRLRPVIDALRAWGIEHKARLEAAGAASQKPKIPRKRAA from the coding sequence ATGAAGCGTAAGGATAGCGAGCCGGAGGCGAAATGCTCGGTGGAAATCACGCTCGGGCTGATCGACGGCAAGTGGAAGGGCGTGATCCTGTTTCATTTGCAGGAGGGGCTGCTGCGGTTCGGCGAGTTGCGCCGCAAGATGCCGCGCATCACCCAGCGGATGCTGACCAAGCAGTTGCGCGCGCTGGAGGAGGACGGGTTGATTACGCGCACCGTGTACCCCGAGGTGCCGCCCCGCGTGGAATATGCCTTGTCGCCGACCGGCCAGCGGCTTCGCCCGGTCATCGATGCCCTGCGGGCCTGGGGCATCGAGCACAAGGCGCGGCTGGAGGCGGCCGGCGCAGCCTCGCAAAAACCCAAAATCCCCCGCAAACGTGCGGCCTGA
- a CDS encoding SDR family NAD(P)-dependent oxidoreductase, which produces MKIDLSGTTALVTGSTGGIGHAIAKGLAGAGADVIVNGRSQAKVDQAIASIGKVAPSAKVRGVAADVSTAEGCAALVKAVPRVDILINNAGIFEPKPFFDIPDEDWHRFFNVNVMSGVRLSRAYMPGMLEKNWGRIVFIASESAIMIPKEMIHYGMTKTAQLSISRGLAEMTKGTAVTVNAVMPGPTMSEGVETFVADLAKQNGQSVETAAASFIREHRPSSLIQRFATVDEVANMVVYVASREASITNGAALRAEGGLVPTIA; this is translated from the coding sequence ATGAAAATCGATCTGTCAGGTACCACCGCTCTCGTCACCGGCTCGACCGGCGGCATCGGTCACGCCATCGCCAAGGGGCTCGCGGGAGCAGGGGCCGATGTCATCGTCAACGGCCGCAGCCAGGCCAAGGTCGATCAGGCCATCGCCTCCATCGGCAAGGTTGCGCCCTCGGCGAAAGTGCGCGGGGTGGCGGCCGATGTCTCCACCGCGGAGGGCTGCGCGGCGCTCGTGAAGGCCGTGCCGCGGGTCGATATTCTCATCAACAACGCCGGCATCTTCGAGCCGAAGCCGTTCTTCGATATTCCCGACGAGGACTGGCATCGGTTCTTCAACGTCAACGTCATGTCGGGCGTGCGGCTGTCGCGGGCCTATATGCCGGGCATGCTGGAGAAGAACTGGGGCCGCATCGTCTTCATCGCGTCCGAATCCGCGATCATGATTCCTAAGGAGATGATCCACTACGGCATGACCAAGACCGCGCAATTGTCGATCTCGCGCGGACTGGCCGAGATGACCAAGGGCACCGCCGTGACGGTGAATGCGGTGATGCCGGGGCCGACGATGTCGGAGGGCGTCGAGACTTTCGTGGCGGATCTCGCCAAGCAGAACGGCCAGTCGGTCGAGACGGCTGCGGCGAGCTTCATCAGGGAGCACCGCCCGTCGTCGCTGATCCAGCGGTTCGCAACCGTGGACGAGGTCGCCAACATGGTGGTCTATGTGGCGTCGCGCGAAGCCTCCATCACCAACGGCGCCGCGCTTCGCGCCGAAGGCGGGCTGGTGCCGACGATCGCCTGA
- the rplQ gene encoding 50S ribosomal protein L17 codes for MRHGKVHRKLNRTAEHRKAMFANMAAALIKHEQIVTTLPKAKELRPIVEKLVTLGKKGGLSLRRQAISELRDHDQVKKLFDVLAARYKDRQGGYTRIIKAGFRYGDNAPMAVIEFVDRDVDAKGQDSGPVQEKAESEAA; via the coding sequence ATGCGTCACGGAAAAGTTCATCGTAAGCTCAACCGCACGGCGGAACACCGCAAGGCGATGTTCGCTAATATGGCGGCGGCTCTCATCAAGCACGAGCAGATCGTTACCACGCTGCCGAAGGCGAAGGAGCTTCGCCCGATCGTCGAGAAGCTGGTCACGCTCGGCAAGAAGGGCGGCCTTTCGCTGCGCCGTCAGGCCATCAGCGAGCTGCGCGACCACGATCAGGTCAAGAAGCTGTTCGACGTGCTGGCTGCCCGTTACAAGGACCGCCAGGGCGGTTACACCCGCATCATCAAGGCTGGCTTCCGCTACGGCGACAACGCGCCGATGGCGGTGATCGAGTTCGTCGATCGCGACGTCGATGCCAAGGGTCAGGATTCCGGCCCGGTGCAGGAAAAGGCCGAGTCCGAGGCGGCGTAA
- the rpmD gene encoding 50S ribosomal protein L30: MAKEAKASAKTIKVEQTGSAIRRQKAQRETLIGLRLNKIGRVSELQDTPAVRGMIAKVQHLVRVVDEK, from the coding sequence ATGGCCAAGGAAGCTAAGGCGTCCGCAAAAACCATCAAGGTCGAACAGACCGGCAGCGCGATCCGCCGTCAAAAGGCACAGCGCGAGACCCTGATCGGTCTGCGCCTCAACAAGATCGGCCGTGTCTCGGAATTGCAGGACACGCCTGCCGTGCGTGGCATGATCGCGAAGGTTCAGCACCTCGTTCGCGTCGTCGACGAGAAGTAA
- a CDS encoding DegQ family serine endoprotease produces MIVSRLLGLAALSFATLMAAPVVAQDRVVPSSMNQLRLSYAPIVQHVQPAVVNVYAAKIVQNRNPLLDDPIFRRFFGVPGGQQEQMQRSLGSGVLVDSSGLVVTNNHVIEGADQVKVSLADKREFEAEIVLKDSRTDLAVLRLKDTHEKFPTLDLANSDELQVGDVVLAIGNPFGVGQTVTHGIVSALARTQVGITDYQFFIQTDAAINPGNSGGALVDMNGKLVGLNTAIFSRSGGSQGIGFAIPANMVRVVVASAKSGGKAVRRPWLGARLQAVTPEIAETLGLPRPSGALVTNIAPNSPAAKAGMKVSDLIVSIDGQAVDDPNGFDYRFATRPLGGTAQVDVRRQNVVIKLKVPLEVAPDTGRDEIELKSRSPFQGARVANISPAVADELRLDSNVEGVVVVSVGENGLASNVGFQKGDIITAVNGKTIAKTSDLEQATGEPARLWRITIIRGGQRINVTLGG; encoded by the coding sequence ATGATCGTTTCTCGTCTCCTCGGTCTGGCTGCCCTTTCATTCGCGACCCTCATGGCCGCGCCCGTTGTCGCGCAGGACCGGGTGGTGCCGTCCTCGATGAATCAGTTGCGGCTGTCCTATGCGCCGATCGTGCAGCATGTGCAGCCCGCGGTGGTGAACGTCTATGCCGCCAAGATCGTGCAGAACCGCAATCCGCTGCTGGACGATCCGATTTTCCGCCGCTTCTTCGGCGTGCCCGGCGGCCAGCAGGAGCAGATGCAGCGCTCGCTCGGCTCGGGCGTGCTGGTGGATTCCTCCGGCCTCGTGGTGACGAACAATCACGTCATCGAGGGCGCGGATCAGGTCAAGGTGTCGCTCGCCGACAAGCGCGAGTTCGAGGCCGAGATCGTTCTGAAAGACAGCCGCACCGATCTTGCGGTGCTGCGCCTCAAGGACACGCATGAGAAATTCCCCACCCTCGACCTCGCCAATTCCGATGAATTGCAGGTCGGCGACGTGGTGCTCGCGATCGGCAACCCCTTCGGCGTCGGCCAGACGGTGACGCACGGCATCGTCTCGGCGCTGGCGCGCACGCAGGTCGGCATCACCGATTATCAGTTCTTCATCCAGACCGACGCCGCGATCAATCCCGGCAATTCCGGCGGCGCGCTGGTGGATATGAATGGCAAGCTCGTCGGTCTCAACACCGCGATCTTCTCGCGCTCGGGCGGCTCGCAGGGCATCGGCTTCGCCATTCCGGCGAACATGGTGCGGGTGGTGGTGGCCTCCGCCAAGAGCGGCGGCAAGGCGGTGCGGCGTCCGTGGCTCGGCGCGCGGTTGCAGGCGGTGACGCCCGAGATCGCCGAAACGCTCGGCCTGCCGCGCCCGAGCGGCGCGCTGGTGACGAACATTGCCCCGAACAGCCCTGCGGCGAAGGCGGGCATGAAGGTCTCCGATCTGATCGTGTCGATCGACGGACAGGCTGTCGATGATCCCAACGGGTTCGACTATCGCTTCGCCACGCGGCCGCTCGGCGGCACGGCGCAAGTGGATGTGCGGCGGCAGAACGTGGTGATCAAGCTCAAGGTGCCGCTGGAAGTCGCGCCCGACACCGGCCGCGACGAGATCGAGCTGAAGTCGCGTTCGCCGTTCCAGGGCGCGCGGGTCGCCAACATCTCGCCGGCGGTTGCCGATGAACTGCGGCTGGATTCCAACGTCGAGGGCGTCGTCGTCGTCTCGGTGGGAGAAAATGGTCTGGCGTCCAATGTCGGCTTTCAGAAAGGCGACATCATCACCGCCGTGAACGGCAAGACCATCGCCAAAACCAGCGATCTGGAGCAGGCGACCGGCGAACCGGCGCGGCTCTGGCGCATTACCATCATTCGCGGCGGCCAGCGCATCAACGTCACGCTGGGCGGCTAA
- a CDS encoding DNA-directed RNA polymerase subunit alpha, translated as MTIQKNWQELIRPNKLQVTPGADATRFATVVAEPLERGFGQTLGNALRRVLLSSLQGAAVQSVHIDGVLHEFSSIAGVREDVTDIVLNIKDISVKMQGEGPKRMVIKKQGPGVVTAGDIQTVGDVVVLNPELQLCTLDDGAEIRMEFTINTGKGYVAADRNRPEDAPIGLIPVDSLFSPVRKVSYKVENTREGQILDYDKLTLTIETNGAISPEDALAYSARILQDQLNVFVNFEEPRKEVVQEIIPDLAFNPAFLKKVDELELSVRSANCLKNDNIVYIGDLVQKSEAEMLRTPNFGRKSLNEIKEVLAQMGLHLGMEVPGWPPENIDELAKRFEDHY; from the coding sequence GTGACGATCCAGAAAAATTGGCAAGAACTCATCCGTCCGAACAAGCTCCAGGTCACGCCGGGCGCCGACGCGACCCGCTTCGCCACCGTGGTGGCCGAGCCGCTTGAGCGCGGCTTCGGCCAGACGCTCGGCAACGCGCTGCGCCGCGTGCTCCTGTCCTCGCTGCAAGGCGCGGCGGTGCAGTCGGTTCACATCGACGGCGTGCTGCACGAGTTCTCCTCGATCGCCGGTGTGCGCGAGGACGTCACCGACATCGTCCTCAACATCAAGGACATCTCGGTGAAGATGCAGGGCGAAGGCCCCAAGCGCATGGTCATCAAGAAGCAGGGTCCGGGCGTTGTCACCGCCGGCGACATCCAGACCGTGGGCGATGTCGTCGTCCTCAACCCTGAGCTTCAGCTCTGCACGCTGGACGATGGCGCTGAAATCCGCATGGAGTTCACTATCAACACCGGCAAGGGCTACGTCGCCGCCGACCGCAACCGCCCCGAAGATGCGCCGATCGGCCTGATCCCGGTCGACAGCCTGTTCTCGCCGGTCCGCAAGGTGTCCTACAAGGTCGAGAACACCCGCGAGGGCCAGATCCTCGATTACGACAAGCTGACGCTGACCATCGAGACCAACGGCGCAATTTCGCCGGAGGACGCGCTCGCTTACTCCGCGCGTATCTTGCAGGACCAGCTCAACGTGTTCGTGAACTTCGAAGAGCCGCGCAAGGAAGTGGTGCAGGAGATCATTCCGGATCTCGCCTTCAATCCGGCCTTCCTCAAGAAGGTGGACGAACTCGAACTGTCGGTTCGCTCGGCCAACTGCCTGAAGAACGACAACATCGTCTATATCGGCGACCTTGTGCAGAAGTCGGAAGCGGAAATGCTCCGCACCCCGAACTTCGGCCGCAAGTCGCTGAACGAGATCAAGGAAGTGCTGGCCCAGATGGGTCTGCACCTCGGCATGGAAGTGCCCGGCTGGCCGCCGGAGAACATCGACGAGCTGGCCAAGCGCTTCGAAGATCACTACTGA
- a CDS encoding zinc-binding alcohol dehydrogenase family protein: MKAVGYQQSLPIEDERSLLDCDVPKPEPGPRDIRVAVKAVSVNPIDTKVRKRTAPPSGEYKILGYDAAGIVDAAGSEVTLFQPGDEVFYAGSVIRQGANSEFHIVDERIVGRKPRILSFAEAAALPLTSLTAWELLFERMGIAQSKNDNRTLLIIGGAGGVGSIAIQLARRFTGLTVIATASRPETIQWCLDLGAHHVIDHSRPMKEQVAKLNLPPVAWIASLTNTDMHFPALSDIVEPQGAIGVIDDTGPLDVATLKAKAASLRLESMFARTKFQTPDMAEQRVLLNRIADMIDAGEIKTTLDKVFGKINATNLRAAHATIESGKSIGKIVLEGW; this comes from the coding sequence ATGAAGGCCGTCGGATACCAGCAATCCCTACCGATCGAGGACGAGCGCTCCCTGCTCGACTGCGACGTGCCGAAGCCCGAGCCGGGCCCGCGCGACATCCGCGTCGCGGTCAAGGCGGTGTCGGTCAATCCGATCGACACGAAGGTACGCAAGCGCACCGCGCCGCCTTCCGGCGAGTACAAGATTCTGGGTTACGACGCGGCGGGCATCGTCGATGCCGCCGGCTCCGAGGTGACGCTGTTCCAGCCGGGCGACGAGGTGTTTTACGCGGGCTCGGTCATCCGGCAGGGGGCCAACTCCGAATTTCATATCGTCGATGAGCGCATCGTCGGCCGCAAGCCGCGCATCCTGTCGTTCGCGGAAGCCGCCGCCCTGCCCCTGACATCGCTGACCGCATGGGAATTGCTGTTCGAGCGGATGGGCATCGCCCAGAGCAAAAATGACAATCGCACGCTGCTCATCATCGGCGGCGCGGGCGGCGTCGGTTCGATCGCGATCCAGCTCGCGCGCAGGTTCACCGGCCTCACCGTGATCGCCACCGCCTCGCGCCCTGAAACCATCCAGTGGTGCCTCGACCTCGGCGCGCATCACGTCATCGACCATTCCAGACCGATGAAGGAGCAGGTCGCGAAGCTGAACCTGCCGCCGGTGGCCTGGATCGCGAGCCTCACCAATACCGACATGCACTTCCCTGCCCTGTCCGACATTGTCGAACCGCAAGGCGCAATCGGGGTGATCGACGATACGGGGCCGCTGGATGTCGCCACGCTCAAGGCCAAAGCGGCCTCGCTGCGGCTGGAATCGATGTTCGCACGCACGAAATTCCAGACGCCAGACATGGCCGAGCAGCGCGTATTGCTCAACCGCATCGCCGACATGATCGACGCGGGCGAGATCAAGACCACGCTCGACAAGGTGTTCGGCAAAATCAACGCCACGAACCTGCGGGCCGCCCACGCCACCATCGAAAGCGGCAAGTCCATCGGCAAGATCGTGCTGGAGGGGTGGTAG
- a CDS encoding adenylate kinase: MRLILLGPPGAGKGTQAQRLVQRHGIVQLSTGDMLRAAVAAQTPTGLIAKDIMASGGLVPDEVVVGIIADRIEQDDARNGFILDGFPRTVPQAEALDALLTEKKLKLDAVIELRVNESALLARVEKRVAEMLERGESVRADDTPEVLSKRLANYREQTEPLVHHYSDKRKLITIDGMMPIEEVTAEIERVLAAVTKADETARAARRKVASRRAASPSKKASKATKPARARKKAAASKPKRTVKKTTRKAAKKVAKKTVKKAAKKVSKSSRGGRKKAAKVAGNRGNRTLKATAKKGRKATKKVAKKASKAAKRLTKRR; encoded by the coding sequence ATGAGACTCATCCTTCTCGGGCCGCCGGGGGCGGGCAAGGGAACACAGGCACAACGACTGGTTCAAAGACACGGTATCGTTCAACTCTCCACCGGAGACATGCTGCGCGCAGCCGTCGCCGCGCAGACCCCGACGGGTCTGATCGCGAAAGACATCATGGCCAGCGGCGGACTGGTCCCGGACGAGGTGGTGGTCGGCATCATCGCCGATCGCATCGAGCAGGACGACGCCAGGAACGGATTCATTCTCGACGGCTTCCCGCGCACCGTGCCGCAGGCGGAAGCCCTCGATGCCCTCCTGACGGAAAAGAAACTCAAGCTCGATGCGGTTATCGAGTTGCGCGTCAACGAGAGCGCGCTGCTGGCGCGCGTCGAGAAGCGCGTCGCCGAGATGCTCGAGCGCGGCGAGAGTGTCCGCGCCGACGACACGCCGGAAGTGCTGTCGAAGCGGCTTGCGAACTATCGCGAGCAGACCGAGCCGCTGGTCCATCACTATTCCGACAAGCGCAAGCTCATCACCATCGACGGCATGATGCCGATCGAGGAGGTCACCGCCGAGATCGAGCGCGTGCTCGCGGCGGTCACCAAGGCTGACGAGACCGCCCGGGCGGCCAGGCGGAAGGTGGCCTCCAGGCGAGCGGCAAGCCCGTCCAAAAAGGCTTCCAAAGCCACGAAACCGGCCAGGGCTCGGAAGAAGGCCGCCGCCAGCAAGCCGAAGCGGACGGTTAAGAAGACCACCAGGAAGGCAGCTAAGAAGGTTGCCAAGAAAACCGTCAAAAAGGCCGCCAAAAAGGTATCCAAATCCTCCCGGGGTGGTCGTAAGAAGGCGGCCAAGGTCGCCGGGAACCGGGGGAACCGAACCCTGAAGGCGACAGCCAAGAAGGGCCGGAAGGCGACGAAAAAGGTCGCCAAAAAGGCTTCCAAGGCCGCCAAACGGTTGACGAAACGGCGGTGA